One window from the genome of Neospora caninum Liverpool complete genome, chromosome VI encodes:
- a CDS encoding Fatty acyl-CoA synthetase 2, related, which produces MRQQYTPDQSRNGCKAPVFRGAAFGRHPFPCPKHLKETNPDLPLGIQPQCNCGQLRRSAVSERLGFVSARRRSRSRGSVPGYASEEAGRDARPVPMENLSAGEKPRFTQKRRRVVSSYWSSFRDPVTHLRKDSSECVRRVERLALQVGSAVMSLPDAVPKLHFEEETFEKDMRFLAFYSRNREEWVICEQACNAYGITIVPLYDTLGPESTAYILTQTRLRSVVASEECASRLLESMEAAKTRAAEQTENDKATHTTAEDGEKKEEGKENKEGQEKDGQEKDGQEKEGKEGDKEPKAAEGGEREKAGGAQTVDAIFVKYLFLMDDPGAPAKDLLERAEKLGVQVFTWNQLLEMGKENPMPLTDDVVATLSTVSTVCYTSGTTSSPKGVLMSHGNFVATVAGAVRGPLTVPQMTLHAGDTYLSYLPLAHVYERSLQNILFSLGGSVGFYAGNTLKLLEDIQELEPAVFSSVPRLFNRIHDRVFDSVRDKSAIAQSLFSQGLSTKIRKIKATGSPVHAMWDKLVFNKTKVLLGSKLRYMLVGSAPLDAYVHEKIEALFSVPLVEGYGMTETMAASFISLAGENTAGHIGGCCPCIEFCLSDISDEMPQHRIDDPEHPAGELCLRGPTVTPGYFRNRDETAKTFDADGWLHSGDVAVIVPGCNAVKIIDRKKNIFKLSQGEYVSPEKIENIYIQAPLVAQAFVTGSSTQSCLVAIIVPDAAKAEKWAAQRGLADRTLQTVCTLPEFHHAVAESMAAVAKEHQLKGFEVVKHFRLVSEPFSIENGLLTPTMKIKRYVASERFAKDINALYLRTGPGRTKEI; this is translated from the exons ATGCGGCAGCAATACACACCGGACCAGTCCCGGAACGGCTGTAAGGCGCCAGTGTTTCGGGGCGCCGCCTTTGGCAGACACCCTTTTCCCTGCCCGAAACATTT gaaagaaacgaaccCCGATCTACCGCTCGGTATTCAGCCCCAATGCAATTGTGGACAACTTCGCCGATCGGCCGTGTCAGAACGC CTGGGATTTGTTTCAGCGCGGCGTCGCAGTCGCAGCAGAGGGTCCGTGCCTGGGTACGCGAGTGAGGAAGCCGGACGGGACGCTCGGCCCGTACCAATGGAAAACCTATCGGCAGGTGAGAAGCCACGCTTCACACAGAAACGCCGCCGTGTGGTTTCTTCCTATTGGAGTTCTTTTCGTGACCCCGTTACACATCTGCGGAAAGACTCTTCCGAATGCGTCAGAAGA GTGGAGCGACTCGCGCTGCAAGTAGGTAGCGCCGTCATGAGTCTCCCGGACGCAGTCCCGAAGCTTCACTTCGAGGAGGAGACCTTCGAAAAGGACATGCGCTTCTTGGCCTTCTACAGCCGAAACCGCGAAGAATGGGTGATCTGCGAGCAGGCGT GCAACGCCTACGGCATCACGATTGTCCCGCTCTACGACACTCTTGGACCCGAGAGCACGGCGTACATTCTCACGCAAACGCGGCTGCGCTCGGTCGTGGCGTCTGAGGAGtgtgcgtctcgcctcttggAGTCGATGGAGgctgcgaagacgcgcgccgcTGAACAGACCGAAAACGAcaaggcgacacacacgacggcagaggacggagagaagaaagaagagggaaaggagaacaaagaaggacaggagaaagacggacaagagaaagacggacaagagaaagaagggaaggaaggagataAAGAGCCGAAGGCAGCGGAAGgcggggagcgagagaaggctgGAGGAGCTCAGACGGTGGATGCGATTTTCGTCAAGTATCTTTTTCTCATGGATGATCCGGGAGCGCCTGCGAAGGATCTACTCgaacgcgcagagaagcTGGGTGTTCAGGTCTTCACGTGGAATCAACTGCTTGAAATG GGGAAAGAAAATCCGATGCCGCTGACTGACGACGTCGTCGCGACGCTGTCGACAGTCAGCACAGTCTGCTACACATCCG GCACCACCAGCAGTCCCAAGGGTGTGCTCATGTCCCACGGCAATTTCGTCGCGACGGTCGCTGGAGCTGTGCGCGGAC CGCTGACGGTGCCGCAAATGACCCTCCACGCAGGAGACACGTACCTCTCGTATCTCCCCCTCGCTCACGTCTACGAGCGGTCGCTGCAAAAcattcttttctcgctgggCGGCAGCGTCGGGTTCTACGCAGGC AACACTCTCAAGCTCCTGGAAGACATCCAAGAGTTGGAACCTGCCGTCTTCAGTAG TGTCCCTCGTCTGTTCAATCGGATCCACGACCGCGTTTTCGACAGCGTCAGAGACAAATCCGCGATCGCTCAGTCGCTCTTCAGTCAAG GGCTTAGCACGAAGATCAGGAAGATCAAGGCCACGGGGTCGCCGGTTCACGCCATGTGGGACaag CTCGTCTTCAACAAGACAAAAGTGCTGCTCGGATCCAAGCTGCGATACATGCTAGTCGGCTCCGCACCCCTCGATGCATATGTCCACGAAAAAATCGAAGCCCTCTTCAGCGTCCCGCTCGTCGAG GGCTACGGGATGACGGAGACGATGGCCGCCTCCTTTATCTCCCTGGCGGGGGAGAACACGGCGGGTCACATTGGAGGCTGCTGTCCCTGCATCGAGTTCTGCTTGTCCGACATCAGCGACGAAATGCCTCAACACCGCATCGACGATCCCGAACATCCCGCCGGCGAGTTGTGTCTCCGCGGGCCGACAGTCACTCCCGGCTACTTCCGCAATCGCGACGAGACAGCAAAGACGTTCGACGCAGACGGGTGGCTGCACTCCGGTGACGTCGCCGTGATCGTCCCGGGCTGCAACGCGGTGAAAATCatcgacagaaaaaagaacaTTTTCAAACTCTCGCAG ggAGAATACGTGTCTCCAGAGAAGATCGAAAACATCTACATTCAAGCGCCGCTCGTCGCCCAAGCATTTGTCACAGGCTCCTCCACGCAG tcCTGCTTGGTGGCCATCATCGTCCCTGACGCCGCCAAGGCCGAAAAGTGGGCGGCGCAACGTGGCCTCGCCGACAGGACTCTGCAgactgtctgtacactgcCCGAGTTCCATCATGCCGTGGCAGAAAGCATGGCGGCCGTCGCGAAGGAGCACCAGTTGAAGGGGTTTGAAGTCGTCAAGCACTTCCGCCTCGTCAGCGAGCCGTTCTCCATCGAGAATGGGCTGTTGACGCCGACCATGAAAATCAAACGCTACGTCGCCTCAGAG CGATTCGCCAAGGACATTAACGCTCTCTATTTGCGGACGGGACCGGGGAGAACAAAGGAGATCTAG
- a CDS encoding Hydrolase Cof, related produces MTSFCSASSAASGPRRSKENTFSRACLRERGVAIRAVVTDLDGTLLNSVHAVSQANVEACARLRRKGIACVFATGRPHVGTVKCLGSTVLEEMGMANAFPGVYMNGCIVYDPDGTLLHAEYLDKDAQKAVFSLLEERNLVNRVCGYQEQGIFCNEKNKYTWHTKDEYDECEPVVVPSLDELKNMNFCKLTVNGSPEEVAEFRILLESVAEIWDGRCVQPIPGNVEFIPKTISKAKGLDILFDNMNIKKEEAIALGDSENDLEMLRHIDLSVCVANGCPSAKEAARFVTVSNDQDGFAVVVQEICHELEEQEARAARGAA; encoded by the coding sequence ATgacttctttctgctctgcGTCCTCTGCCGCTTCCGGTCCGCGGCGCAGCAAAGAGAACACCTTTTCCCGCGCATGCCTGCGGGAACGGGGAGTTGCAATTCGGGCTGTGGTGACGGATCTGGACGGCACTCTCCTCAACTCTGTCCACGCAGTTTCACAAGCAAATGTGGAGGCGtgtgcgcgtcttcgtcggaaAGGCATTGCCTGCGTGTTTGCCACAGGCCGGCCCCACGTTGGTACGGTCAAGTGCCTTGGGTCAACGGTTCTGGAAGAGATGGGAATGGCGAACGCGTTTCCAGGCGTGTACATGAACGGGTGTATAGTGTACGATCCTGACGGCACGCTGTTGCACGCGGAGTACCTCGATAAGGATGCCCAGAAAGcggtcttttcccttctggaGGAGCGGAACCTGGTGAACCGTGTCTGTGGCTACCAGGAACAGGGAATCTTTTGCAATGAAAAGAACAAATACACGTGGCACACAAAAGATGAGTATGACGAATGCGAGCCCGTTGTGGTTCCGTCCCTAGATGAGCTAAAAAATATGAATTTTTGCAAACTGACGGTAAATGGCTCTCCGGAGGAAGTCGCCGAGTTCCGCATCCTACTCGAGAGTGTGGCAGAGATCTGGGACGGTCGGTGTGTTCAGCCCATTCCAGGGAACGTGGAGTTTATTCCCAAGACCATTTCAAAGGCGAAAGGTCTTGATATTCTGTTCGACAACATGAATATTAAGAAGGAGGAAGCCATCGCGCTTGGTGACAGCGAAAACGACCTCGAAATGCTTCGCCACATAGACCTCTCTGTTTGCGTCGCGAACGGATGTCCATCGGCCAAGGAGGCAGCTCGGTTCGTTACCGTCTCCAATGACCAGGACGGATTTGCCGTTGTTGTCCAGGAAATATGCCATGAGCtagaagaacaagaagccAGGGCCGCCCGAGGGGCCGCATAG